DNA sequence from the Armigeres subalbatus isolate Guangzhou_Male chromosome 1, GZ_Asu_2, whole genome shotgun sequence genome:
ctttctgcttcttcttcttcatgcaacatcaaagcgccaattctCATGGgaagaaaacattgaaattcctTTTCTGTCTGCGGATCCGGGAGTACACAGGATTGTCCATTATTCTCCGCAAAACAAAACCAGCATAGCTTCAACAGAGGCGGATATCCGTCCAGAACAGCGATTCTGTTGACCAGTGGAACTCGTTCACCATTGCAAAGCGTATTCTGTCCCGGGGAGAAAACATTCCATCAAACAGGTTCCTTTTACATCGGCGGATCCAGCGGTTTACGGGTATTATAAGGCTTCCACAGTAAACAGCCCCGCTACGTGTATGGCCCCAACAGTTGCAGAGGCGGAGTTTCATCCTGTCCGGTGATAGATATGGTTTTATATGTTCCCCGACGCCAAACCAAAGGGAAAAGGCGTTAGCTGCAATAACTATGATTTAACTACTTTTAATTATGTAATCAAACTAAATTGAGCAAAACAATACTTATTGTAGATctagttgaaaaccgaactgagctctcgcgacaatcgcattttcccCCATTTCCGGATgccgcaactgcatcgcgagtagtgcgcatctatgccatagccgtgcgctatcatgcgcaccactcgcgatgcagttgcgacatccggaaatgggagaaaatgcgattgtcgcgagagctcagttcggttttcaacttgatctacaatacaattaaaccaCACGAAATTGTCTCTCCTTCTCCCAGCTTCTTCTCGATTGTTTGGCACAACATCTTTCAAGTaaattttcacccattaatgggtagaAACTTTTAACTTTAAAATGGGGTGAAAGTACACATTATCAGAAATTTCAAAgtacccattattttgacagctcAATACATCATCAAAAAATGGGCCTTTTCaactctttaatgggtattgTCGAGTTTACAGTGTAAATGTCATCTGTCATAATATCAAAGTGCTAATCAAAACACAAACATCACCTTTATTCAGTGCTAAACGGtagaagaaaaagtttttgtctattattttattatcaaaCCTTTCTAGTGTTTCGCGGGAGGAGTTCGAATTCTAACAATATTGAAGTGAGCAATCCGAAAATAAAATAAGTGCACGTTGATTGCGTTTCTATCTTCATATGTGTTCAGTGTTTGGTGATTGTAATCAAAATCTTGAGATTCTTCCGGTaaacaaaaaaagttaaaaacgaTGACCACTGGCACAAAACAGGAGAACTGGCGTGATGTTATAGCGGAAAGACTTCGGGGACGGAACAGAAATGAGACTTCGAGATATGCAGACATCATCGCATACAGTAAGCACTTTCGATAATCATCCTTCTAGTTTAATTGTATCTATCTTTTAGGGTACCTCGTTGATGGTTTAATtagattataaaaaaatattttcataattattttattgttatAAGAGGTAGTAATACCTGTGGGTTTTGGgcatttttattttaacaaaagttTTGTGATGATACAATTTGCCTATTAGCTATGTGTTTCATATGCAACGAAGATATGAAAGTAGTTCATCCACTCCCACCTTTTTAAACCACTAGAAATCCATCCATATGGAACAAGTTTTGCAAACTTTGGAGTAAACTAATTATCATAAAGCAAGACGATCGTCCATTGGTTGCGTCACGCAAAAGTTGATCGCTTCGATACCTCTCTTtacaactgtttttttttatatgattcacCTCACAAAATCCAGAGTCGTGACCTTGCAATTATTTGATACAGTCGCGTATCAAAATTGATCGCTTTGAAAAGCCTTAAAGATAGAATGTAACTAAAATATGAACAATTGACGAACAGATctttgtaatttgtaatttatttattttattggacaCGAAAACCTGTTATTATAACACTTTGTATCAGGTCAAGGATGAGATCTATTATAGTATATATATGAATTTTAGACAATAAAAACTAACATTTAGTTGAAATTCCATTCATGTCAAGTACGTACGTACGTACGTACTTTcatcaatttgacgccacaatacatggttcgaggccgcatcgctccatcctcgaatgcatcccacgctcgccaagtcgttctgtacctggtcagcccacctaGCTCGCAGCGCTGcaccatatttgcagggttgctgtgcAGCATTCTTGAAACATATCAAACATTGTACCCTTCCggatttagctaccttctggatactgggttcgccgtataGCTGGGGACGCTCGTGGTTCATCATTCGCCGCTATACACCTTCTTGCTCACCGTCAACGATGGTCcttcgacttccacagatgttgtgccttcgtatttcacgagttgccgttagcaaggatcgaAGGTAGACGAcggttttgcacaccatccaccgttgctttgatcagtctggtaagcttcacaAGGAAGTcatccatatttttttatacttcTACGCGGTCAATACTGTCGTACGCCACCTTGAATCGATAAACAGATGGTGCGCTGGGACCTAGTATTCACTTCAGGAGGGTTTGCCATACAGTACAGATTTGGACCGCTGTCGAGCGGccatcaacgaagccggcttgattaCTTCCCACGAACgcattcactattggtgacagacgacggaagattatctgtgatatcactttgtaggcattgaggatggtgatcgctcgaaagttcccacactatcagtttgtgctgggctggttggcttccatcgtccgctgaactgactttgtatggcggacttctagcgctgattcccctctacaattTTGTCTAagagtacattgctctatgtctaatattaacagcgtgaaacgctaggatcactcaatatactaaatgataataagtggaaagttgtactgccgtaatctggaaaagtgacgtacaacaggcatgttttccatttttctgttaaagagctcgatgagtagtactcgttatcaccatttttggaaaatggcgtatacgtcactttttcagattacggcagtgtagaGAGCggaaagttgtagaggggaatcagcgctagaagtccgccatacaacactttttggaattccgcctctggaatgagttactggttgaatactaaatgataatgaaatgataagttcaatccctgttcACGGGTTTGCGTCTCAGGAAGGTGATTGAATTTAAACGGGTTTATGTTTCAACAATCCATTCTGTATTTCTATTGCTGAAAATCGATTGTAAAATTGCTCATAGAAATGGTTGCTATTGTATCAGCTAACtgctatttttttaaacatattttttttccaccCAGGGTAACGGCTTTTTACTTTTCCTTGCTTCTTCTTGTccaaaaaaagttataaaaccattctttaataaattatttcatatcaatCGTAAATCCTTCTTTTCTAGATTGAATTAAATATTAATAATGGGTTTTGATAATGTATTGCGCAATTTGTAATTCGAGCTTTAATCGTCGTCGCCAGATGTGGTACCTTAAATTGTTGTTCTCTTGTGACGCATACCGAATCTGATTTATTATTCCATCAACCTTTCATAGCCTACTTGTACAATCCACAAATATAATTAAGATTTGTGAATGATTTCACCAACACTGATCTTATGTTGTATTAGACTTATTGGCGATACCCACTTAATATCAAACGAATTGTTGCTATttcttatatttctttatggaggcTACGCTGACATGAGCTTCTGGTTCTGCTTCTGTTGTGATGTCCAGCTGGGTTCTAGTCTAGCTGAACATTGTAGCAGAAGAAATGCTGAACTCTAACGAAAATGTATTTCTGACCAAGCTATGAGTAAAAAAAGAaagccgaaaaaaaaatttgagcaAGGGTTGTCATTGCTTTGTCGATTACATTTGTGCCGGTGGATCCAGATAAAGAGGAAACTTTAGTTTCGAAACACTTTCTGCTGCTGGGTAGAGTCACATAACCAGAGAAGACGATTGAGGAAGCTTGACAAGCATGTAGGAAAGCTGGAATTTTCCCtttcgaaatcgatttttttatgccaaaaACTGGTGTCATCTTGAAAAACAGTTAGTTGACTTCTTGGGactttcaaaatttgtttaaaagaTGTCATCATCAAGTTCCAAAAAAAAACCGAAGCcccaaaaagtattttttttcaaatatgtttgtttttgagataacaccagatctcgacgtttcatgcatttcccagacctacctacctggatacttGGTTGGCTatagcgtcgatacacctatgcctggcgtattgtagagctccatcgtCGATCTTaggtgatgttcctccagtttccccaacCGTTTAGGGTCCGCAGGtgcgattccaccgcgtgcaggcAGCGTGTTCgaggccttccacgaagtcgccagcctctatctggttctcttttgaatattgttttcgctattctttcttccgatattcacactaagtgaccagcccactgaagtctgccgtattttatacgattcacaatattttcttctttgtatatgtgatacagctcgtgattcatgcgtctgcgctacacaccattttcttgtttctctccgagtattgtacgcagcacttttcgctcgaaaaccccagaAACTCTCCGGTCCGTCTCtcttaacgtccatgcttcatgtccataaagggccactggtagaatcagaatattctatagagcaaatttcgtttccgtctgcatgatGCGGGACCTAACCTGGTTGAGTAATCCGTAAAAGCTCCTATTCGCAATaggtcttttcacttcacgggaaacgtcattgtcacatgtcacaagcgttccaagaaattcaacaacttcaaacacatccccttcaagcactacctcagcaccaacaccactaggtttttctctatctctacctgcgaccatgtactttgtcttggtagagttaatggttaagcctatcatCGCGGTCTCCCTCTGCAGTGGGACAGAAGGATCCTCTACTGCTATGCGATCGATTtgaatgaggtcgatgtcgtccgcaaagcctaggagcatatgcgaccgtgtgatgatagtgccgttcctctgcacgccagatctcctaatagcacCCTCgaatgcaatgttgaacaataaattcaaaagtgcatcaccctgcttcaattcgtctaaggtcacaaacgaggttgacacttcgtctgcaatccaaaTACTTGATCcaacgttgcacgtatcagtgtaatcagtttcgccggaaaactatATTCGGATATACAGCCAATTTATTTTCACTTAATCGTACCtgttttgaaatcaatgaacagatggtgagtctgcaagttgtactcttGGAATtaatcaaggatcatccgcaggctatacatctgatccgtcgttcaTCGGACTTCACGAAAACCAGCCTGGTATTCGccaacgaaggactcctcaagcggtctcagtctgttaaacaggatacgcaacaggattttgtacgccgagttcagaagggtgatcccgctgtaattggcacactctaggctgtgccttttttttttttatagattacAGATTACCTCGTTCAgcattggtggttccacagcttgaccgtcgccgactatgtccatcctgttCCTTAAtaaccttcattttcaccgctcaacaaatcttcgaagtgctccttcctcCTGGCTGCCGgtatagtcttgtctgtcagcaattTCCCCTCTCaatcattgcacatggcgggcactggcgcagtcttatgccgcgcgccattgacagttgcgtaaaacctccgcatatcgtttctatccatgttctcctgcgcttcagttATAACATTCTCTTCGTGAAGCCTTTTGtatgcggtggattcgtttctcttctgcccttgctacactgtacggaacgggtacgagccactagcaatCGACTcttagcaacatttttctcgtccgtcactcgctgacACTCCTCATcgaaccaaccatttcgttggcgtcgctgtgtattgcctaacacttcctgcgctgttgtagtcacagcttcgtggatattttcccgtaaTCTGTTGACGCCGCCAGATCCGGTGACATTTCCATTCCGCTCGTCCAGATTCTGGTGGTACTGTGCTGCAACTTCTTCATCTGACAAGTGTTGGATATTGAAaggcatcgttctgttgtttcgtgaattcgtgacgctggaaagtcgcgcccgaatttttgcaactacaaggtagtgatccgagacaatgttcggacctctgagggaccttacatctatagcATCCAAagaatgtcgtccgtcgatcagcacgtggtcttTCTGTGAGTAGAGATGCTGCCACGGCgtgccgccgtttaaaattttccacgccgctgatctataatttccaacgctgatttaaatttgaagaaatccgcaaaattttctgtggaaattcggtGGAAGTTCCGTATAATTTactgatagatctctacaacatcacgttgCAACTCCAGATAATTTTTCgtccaatgattttcatgaaaattccattcaatttctgttgagtattctttgaaatttacacagaaaattgtgactggtAAAAGGGATGCTTTAACGCTTTAACGTAACGGCTAGTTTGGCGTTACCAACTTTACaaaaaaatgctcggaattttaaaggattttcttttatttcttcaggaaattctttcagttttctttcttttctttaaaaaattcttgGGAAACTCTATTGATCCCATTTtttgataagaaattcttgggaaactccattgaccgaaagcgacaggcggccgaactggtaatttggccgaaaaggccgttttccctaacaggtcgtttggccgaaacgatcgttggccgaaaatgccgtttagccgaaatggatttttgacagaatgggccatttggtgAACGGGtaatattctcaaaaatggctACTCTTTTAACTAAATGAcctttttgtcaattgaccatttaaCAAAATTCCGTAGACTTTCTACTTTTAAGTTGATACTGGTCTTTAgaccaaaagacatctagccaaGTACCATTTAAcaaaactaaacgtttaacggaaactgttatcaggtcaaatcTTGTTTGACCGAAAACGACTTACAGCCAAAAGGAACATTTGGCCGGACCTGtgaaaagttgtttgccctaacaggtcctTTGGTTaaaaaatgccgttcggccgaaaaagtcgttagaccgaatagatcatcaATAGATCATCaggaaaattaataaataaactgatgaacTTTGCTTTATAatacgattttgataaaatttggatcggtaaacgattttaattgtgcattcttatgcgatgtgggGTTGTCTGGgttgtcatttggcagaaagagccatttggcccaaaaatgtcctaCTGCAACCTTTTTtggaaagtgtcgttcggctggtTGAAtcgatcattttgccaaaatggcgtatagccgaataggtcatttgacaaaaaatgccgtttggacaaaagggttgttttgcagaaaggacattaccgggccaaatggccattcctaccaaacgacAGTTTTGATTAATGTCGgttgtatgtcgctttcggtcaaaccatttttgacctgataacagtttcgttcagaagatttttggctcaaaggccagtatcgacttaaaaagtagagaggttacgaaatttcgttcaacggtcgtttttcaaaaagggCTTTTCACCGTAAATGTTATTAGGCCAAACGGATAGAAATTTTTGACTTAATTACTCGTTCAGTtattaattcattttgtacccgtatagctgaagtagaattttagtagttgaaagtagaatttgtagatttactaatttggcattggagatagtgaatgtatctattatatcttctcgataatctttttattttagtctctagctgcatggatcaacgcaaaaaaactgtttctctcttccttctattaggttagttagaaaaattagcggatatataggggacatgacttagtgtttctcgtattaagacaaattcgctgacctttaccttataataaaataaatgaccgatagtaaaataaatgactgaaatttaaagatatcaaataaataataaaaacgaaaataaatacatgaccatcggtggacagaaagacaagagacagagttctgtttagaatagttaattgagaccattgcactcacaagatagagaataactagtaccactattattgctacaagactaataacttgaccacttacggaaatgaggatagaccatatgatgcgttcatccactattatattgaatattgtataccctgaatctgaataactgaattttagacctcattattttaataaataataaaggtttgaatattagaaaaggaatagaacttgaccaaaaaaagcaattacggaacaactggacagaaattttgtataatgatcactattagactactgaaactttaacatatgacattactgtgactgataggatacaattaactcgacgacgtattgacaaacatccgatactcaaccgtgttaaaataagggaagctcttcaatgtgtccatttattacaatagtacttaaattaatctattttgaaactaccctaccagaatgatatcattacatctttattcgaaattgttacttggaaatggcaacagtatcacccgttgtcaacatagactactattaggtattgaatgtcggctccaagtaactaataattaaatttacatgttaactacttattcagaaaacatctatgtacatgttgagcttccattatttgttcggtttataattggcagactgtagatagaaagaataatgtatgggtatgatcacaatacaaacccaggccgcagtgacctagtgagcaacatagcttgagtcgtctgctagtattgtgtatcacatggagagcccagccgagataccagtctattaagactacaactggtcaactctcgaaaaaaaaaaaaaaaaagaaaaatactcgttcagttattgacatttggccgtatgacctgttAATCCAAAcggatattttcggccaaatgacctattctgtcaaacgaccatttcgatcaaacggcattttcgggctgatgacctcttcggtcaaacgacctgctagggcaaacgactttttcagccaaattaccagttctaTCGTATGTCACTTTCAGCAATTTCCCAAGAatgtcttatggacaatacactaactgtaacatgttttcgtttcggttagcgaatgccgttcgataactgcggcGCATTCTAGACGACTCAATGATTTTTagacgacgtcagatgcaatagaagtgcacctaatggtgcaatgcagctatcatcgacattgaaatcgttttgaagttcagctgtcAGATAACTGCAAAAATGACTTAACtttcgaattgcagttaaaagtaTTGTAGTTAAATAACtttcaattattttgatttcccgtagaaatcaaAATCATTGTTCCTTATCCTTATAAATAACTCTTGTATTTCTGTATTTCAGATAACCGCCTATTCGACGCTGCTGCTAAACTTCGCCAGGAAAATCTGgaactcaaaattgacaaaaagatTCGCGACAGCTCTGGTGGAACAGCCGGAGCTGATCTGGCAGCCATCACCAACGCTCAAATCCAAGCGCTCGAGAAAAAAGTCCTAGCTCAACAGGAAGAGCTAACCGATCTCCATAAGCGCAAAGGCGAACATTCGCAATCGATCATTACTTTGAACCAGAAGCTTACTGAATTACAACGAACCCTTAACGAGAAAGAAAGATTTCTTGCGGAACAGTGTGCAATGAATGTGGCTATCAGAGATGAGCTGGAAGAGCTTAAGACTTTGCACATCACAATCAAGGACGAGTCATTAGCTTCACAGTTACGTGCTAATGCTGCGGAAGAAAAATTGAGGGCGGTTCAAGATGAGAACAATAAATTGTTGGCATTGCTGATGGAGTACAAGTCACGCGATGCGGAAATCATGAATAAGGAAAATgacaaatttttcaaagaaaagaAAGCAAGAATTGAAAGTGAGCTCGAGCGTGCAATCAAGGATATTCCCGGGCCATCGTCGTTAGGTGGAATCGGATCCGATATGGATCGATTCGATTTTGGCTCTGACGGCCCTCCAGAGGGAATAGAGTTTAAATTTGACGCTCATGATGGTGAAGTGAATGCAGTCCGTTGGAGTCCGGTAGAGCGAGTAGTGGCTACCGGAGGTGCTGATAGAAAAGTCAAACTGTGGGATGTGGGAAAAGGTAAGTTTTATTGTTTGTTCGctaaaagaataaaaatgtaACATTATGCTCTTTTTGTAGGCATTTGTGAACCAAGGGGTGCCTTGGTTGGAAGTAATCAAGGTATCAATTCATTAGAATTTGATAGCACCGGTTCATTGATTTTGGCTGCATCGAATGATTTTGCGAGTCGTGTATGGACTGTTTCAGATCAACGTCTTAGGGTAAGtaaataattttgaacatttgcaACATTTTCCGTCGCTATGTGCTGAAGTTGGTAGCAGCAATCTTTCCGTTGGGATAACAGATGGTGTCCGACCGTGTGGCCTAATGGATGAAGGCGTCGGACTTCGAATCCGAAGATTGCAGGTTCGAGTCCTGTCACGGTCGTATAcagtatcaatttttttttcacgtaTAGTTTGTAAGGCAGATCGTTACAGTATTCGTTACGTATTAATGTGAATAAAATCTGTTACAATCTACatcttgatttatttttatttctagtTGAAACAGAACGAAACTATATTCATTAATGTGATAACACAAAAATAGGGTATTTGTGCCAATAGTGAAGATGTTAGTGAAACCATGAGGAGATAGTTCCAAAATATCGAAAGTGATGTAAAATctaaaatatataaatacatttattgataacttgtttttgtttaaaaaaagttctaaaaaaatatgatgCCTTTATTTTGCTTAAATTGTTAGCAAAAATAGTTTGCTAATGTTTAACAATAGATTTCTTCTTTGcatttgagttatttttatgatacctacttttttttcttcaatggctttcAAGTGATTTCTGAAGATTGTTTAAATCGCACACTACAAAGACAAATAACATACTGAAAATGAACAATAATGAATCCTAAAAATTCTATTATGTGAACGGTTACCCTAATTGGTATAGGTTCAGATGAAAATAAAAGGGGGAAATGTGAGCAGCAGTTGTAGTGAACAAGGACATTATGTGTTAGGGTTAGGGGCATCCCACGTGGATGCTGCGCAGACGCTAGAGATGCTATATAATGTGTAGGGATGCTTTTTGGATGCTGCGTTGCATGAGGGGAAATTCGGTAAAGAAGATCAAAATGAACAGATGCTTGTCGTATGCTACGCGTTACAATAAGTGAGCAGTgcattgtgaaaaaaatgtgtttttgccGTGGTGTCAACTGCATGTTTTGATAAATCCAAAGGCTAGACATAACCGGCCCGGCACTGAGCCCAAGGCTCATTTCTCATCTAAAATAATTGTCTATTTCGATGCTTATATATAGAAGACCTACGGTTTTCATATGTTACAACTAAGCGAAAGTTCTATCATCACGGTATCAAAAGACTATTATCAATTCTTGTGATTCATGTTTGGTTTTCGCTCATTTGAAAACGTTCAACTACTCTGTCACTGCATTGAAATATCACCTCAAACGCAGTCGATTAGTAGCATGGATATGCCCTATAACGAGTATCATCCGATTTTGGTACGCCATTCAGTTTTTTTGTCagatttttcatttgtttgataGATGTCGATTTGGCAATTCGTAATAGACTTCATTGTCGTGAAAACTATTACCGGACAGAGATTTAAGAAGTTGCTATTCTTTCGGATAAAATCTGTGTTAACTGTGAGAAAAGGTcagaataacaaaaaatctGTGGTTTGgtgttttatttattatgatTCATGGACGAGCATTTAAAGGAACTGATGTTCCCGACAGGTGCTAATGCATGCGAGTTTCTGTACTACGCTGAGCATTTGAACAAGAAGATAGGATCGTTGTGAAGTGATAGTTGTAGTTTGTGGATTATGAGAATCAGAAAAATGTGATTACCTCCTATAAAAATGTGATATAAGAAGCTTAAATTCGTGCGAGTGATACTAGAATATGTGAAAAtgctaaaaaaatgcaaatgatgGTTTTCTTGAGTAAAATGcgttttattttaaaaactgAACCGAACCGACAGCTAGTGGAGTCTACTCACAACGTGTTTGGTAGAACaatatttacacaaaaaaatgagcatcgttAAAATTCAAACTAAGGGAACTGCTtcgttttttgacgtaaactacgtctaaggggaagactctgatacagggtgtaaaactgaaatttcaaaattcgagaccgtcacgaaattaggatagatttcaaacgctaatagctcctttatctttcaatggattttcgagattttattatcaatcgaatcggcaactctccagcaattttttaagccTATTGGAATTATTGATTGTCAAcgaaaaaacattaaaattttcaaatcttcaccaacccagtaaaatttcacagtttcgttacgaccgccgtctgcggttggtttttgcgctctacttttgtgcgatgattcgcacaaaaagtacaaaacagaaccagagcaatgaccgcggtcggagcaaaaaagtagtgtttatgaaaaagtgctacagatgctggacatgttcatgtaagcaagaagtgaatattaaaattgatcaattttaaacaaacactctaactttttgaaggaaattgagtaaaatttctgtgggatagaaagagagagcaatgcaattttactcagtcactgagtaggtgaaagttagcgtgtatcctactatttaggcagcatcccttaaaaaaaacacttcaaaagcatttaatcgccatttaataggcaattaactatgaaatgcattaatcactttaagtcgaataacaatcggagaaaagcatcatcaccactgcggaataataaatttggggtttttaaatgaaaattttaaattgtcatatccaaccattttcatatatagtgagttacgccaattttgttcgaaacataaatggattggtgtgcgatcgaacatgatttgcggaaaaactacacattacacgcggcaaaacgtttacaTATACAAACCTCGCTACctcccgaccccatatatccaacatcccaatggttgtaatttgactaagcacgcacgcgcagtttgaagcttgtatgagaattactatgaaaacagtaaatttttcggaaaaccgttttgcaacgttggtcattaatatctaaaaatatataagtacgttggcaacataggaaacttagcaagtgaataaatcgtctttattgcgaaacaattcgctgcttgcaagaaaaattattaaggaaatactaaatcgtgggaaattcaattgagcacgtgaaagaataacatcaataatgagcagttttattttctttataactttgcttacgaaaatccgatcggttcgcaacaacaatcgtcttacagatttagaaatattctacgaagtcttcgggttgattatatttagggggagatcctccagtgccggacacataagccattaaacaaaaaaaactttaactatccggattatatttccttttataccatactagcagaacgtaccctgcgttgctcgggtATTTT
Encoded proteins:
- the LOC134205177 gene encoding autophagy-related protein 16-1 isoform X1, which translates into the protein MTTGTKQENWRDVIAERLRGRNRNETSRYADIIAYNNRLFDAAAKLRQENLELKIDKKIRDSSGGTAGADLAAITNAQIQALEKKVLAQQEELTDLHKRKGEHSQSIITLNQKLTELQRTLNEKERFLAEQCAMNVAIRDELEELKTLHITIKDESLASQLRANAAEEKLRAVQDENNKLLALLMEYKSRDAEIMNKENDKFFKEKKARIESELERAIKDIPGPSSLGGIGSDMDRFDFGSDGPPEGIEFKFDAHDGEVNAVRWSPVERVVATGGADRKVKLWDVGKGICEPRGALVGSNQGINSLEFDSTGSLILAASNDFASRVWTVSDQRLRHTLTGHSGKVLAAKFLGTTFLVTGSHDRTLKIWDLKNRSCTETKFAGSSCNDLVTTDSFSIISGHFDKKIRFWDTRTADCTANDVPLQGKITSLDLSKDGKFLLCCVRDDTINLLDLRQNKIVRTFRHDLYKVGCDWARIAFNPTCQRIAAGAADGSVYIWNINGPLETVLKDPKSDRHWFFHSGSGAAVTAVSWHPFSSVLASVDRAKKCTIWSNA
- the LOC134205177 gene encoding autophagy-related protein 16-1 isoform X2, giving the protein MTTGTKQENWRDVIAERLRGRNRNETSRYADIIAYNNRLFDAAAKLRQENLELKIDKKIRDSSGGTAGADLAAITNAQIQALEKKVLAQQEELTDLHKRKGEHSQSIITLNQKLTELQRTLNEKERFLAEQCAMNVAIRDELEELKTLHITIKDESLASQLRANAAEEKLRAVQDENNKLLALLMEYKSRDAEIMNKENDKFFKEKKARIESELERAIKDIPGPSSLGGIGSDMDRFDFGSDGPPEGIEFKFDAHDGEVNAVRWSPVERVVATGGADRKVKLWDVGKGICEPRGALVGSNQGINSLEFDSTGSLILAASNDFASRVWTVSDQRLRHTLTGHSGKVLAAKFLGTTFLVTGSHDRTLKIWDLKNRSCTETKFAGSSCNDLVTTDSFSIISGHFDKKIRFWDTRTADCTANDVPLQGKITSLDLSKDGKFLLCCVRDDTINLLDLRQNKIVRTFRHDLYKVGCDWARIAFNPTCQRIAAGAADGSVYIWNINGPLETVLKDPNGSGAAVTAVSWHPFSSVLASVDRAKKCTIWSNA